actttaaagtcataaataacataaaaaataaaactaaaatcataaaaaaatttataatttcaattaaaaaaataaaaagttataatagTTAGAAGTTGTAATAACACATTTTACAACCTACTTCCATTTTCATACTAATTTGAAATCGgcttccaaataaaaaatatatcccATTTGGTAAAAAGCCTATTTTCTTATACACCTCCCTAATTCGTTCTGGCACTTTTAGATCAGATCTTGTAGCCGGCAGCTAGAAACTATGCAAATTGACAACCTTCAAAACTGTCCCTAGATTGGGAGAAACATTAATTGCGGCATTATATATGCTAGAGCAAAAAGGCACCGGTTGATTCAGGTTATAGGGTGTGGATAATTCTCTCCACagagatttaagaaaataaaaatatcaaaattataatttaacaaattatatatgaCACGAATGagtgaatgaatttttttattttttttaaataagccgTACCAGTTGATTTAATAATAGtatcttaaatatataaaaatttaatttaataactcGCATTGAAAAAATGCAACTTACCTTATTTAGATTAGAAGTCTAATCCCTAAAAAATAGACGTCTAAAATTTGATTTACATGCAATCagtaattttttagaaattatattaaactaatagtttttaaatcaaattatattactTTGGGAAAACACCCTTCAATtagcatttaaattttaaagtggtATTGTTAaaatttggttgaaatttttGTGTGCGGTAAATAAATTTAGGGAGGGAAATAGTGCCTCCAAGTTCAAAAAATACTTATGaaagaatatttctttttaCCATATGTAAAAAATACGAGTGAGACTTTGAATTTAAGACTTGCCAAGTATGAGATTGTCTCTTGTTTGACTTCACCAagattataaatgaagttgaattttaaaaaatgtataatattgaatatattttttaaaaaattgactttttactaatatttttatttaaaaatgttaaaaacgtATAAAAGAGTGTGGGTGTGGAGAGAGCGATGGAAATAGAGTAGGCGagttttcaagaaataaatacGAGGAGTGAGTCTAAGTCTGATAGACTGTCACTCACGGATGCAGCCATCGTGCACGCTCTGCTAAAAAACTTAATACATACAACTGCCTCTTTTGGAACAGAACCTTTTTCATTTATCATTCTAACTCATGACCATGGGGATGCTAATGCTCTCATCAGTTGAATTTTGTCCATAAAAGTATCAAAGAATGTGTTTACAAATCACTCTTAGACTTGGTTCTTCATCAATGACAAAActgaaaaaatgattatttgaaATGAATACATTAATTTTGTGCATAGTGTAACTTGAGTAGAGGAGGTAAAGAGGTAACACAAGAATCACTATGGGTCCTTGTGGCAGCTCCTCACGAGAGACACCACAGTCCACAGTACCATGCAATGCAAACATGCCTTTCTCTTCCGTCCTGTGCCAATATGTTTATAGCCTTACTGTTACATAAGAAATGAAACATATCCTTgctataataaaatacaaatgtGGGAAAAGACACAATAACTTCCTTTAAGTTATCCTCTGTATATGTATCGAGTTCCCATATGGGTGGGAAAAAAGATATAGTTATAATTCACTTTCTTTGACCTTAGTAAATTACAGAATAACCCCATGAGGATCAGCACGATCAAGTCGAGGGAGCCTCGGTAACAACGCTTGTCAACGGCTGTTTCTGTCCGTCCATCACTCCATCTTCGACCAACGTCAGCCACTGGGCCCGATGGGCTTCAAACTCCCAATCGGTGGTCCCAATCACATACAACATAAGTCCCGCGCAACACACCTGGGCCGAGAGCAGGCCCAGCCACAGCCCACAGAACCCAACGTCAAACCAGAACCCAAGCCCCACCGCCACGGGCATCCCGACCAAATAGAACGCGCCCAGGTTCACATTGGCCGCCGTGTTCGGCCGCGCCATCCCTCTAACGATGCCGCACCCCACCGTCTGCGGACAGTTCCCGAGTTCACAAATCCCGAGGATCGGCAGCGCCATCGACGTGATCCTTATTATGTCCTCGTCGGCGGTGAACATCCTCCCCCACCGCCGCCGCATCCCGACGGCGAAAAACATCGCCGAGAACCCCATAATCGCGGCGAGAAAAACAGAAACCACCGCGGATAATTTGGCTCGAGAAGGACGATTCGCTCCGAGCTCGTTCCCGACGCGTGTGGAAACCGCGAAACCAAGCGAGGAGGGGAAAACATAGATGAGTGAAGTGGTTTGAATGAGTATTCCCATGGAAGCAACGGTAGCGGTGGGGTCCACGAGAATCCCGCAAAGAATGATCATGATCTCATACCACCACCACTCCAAGCAAACAGAGACGCAGCTCGGCGCGGCGAGCCGAAGCAGCGGCTTCCAGCCGCTGAAACAGTCTCGGCTCGGGGCGGCGCAGTGCAGGCCGGTGAAACAAACGGCGGCTCCGAGGAAGAGGAGGATGGAGAGGTTGGAAGCGGCGGAGGCAGCGGCGACACCGGCGAGGCCGAGGCGGAGGCGCGTGACGAGGAGGTAGTTGAAGGGGAGGTGGAGGAGGGTTCCGGCGAGGGAGGCTAAGGTGACCGGGTGGGTGACGCCCTGGGCGCGAAGGTAAATGCGGATTGGGTGAAGGAAGGAGTGGGTGAGGAGGTCAGGGAGGGAGAAGATGAGGTAGGTGTGGGCCATGAGGGTGATGTTTGGGTCCTGGTGCAAGAGAAGGAGGATGCTGGACATGTTGAGCCAAAGGAGTGATATTGGGATGGAGCAGACTAATAGGAACATGACGCAGCGGTGGAGGGTCAACGACAACACCTTCACGCGTTTTGCTCCGAAGGCTTGCGAGCACATCGGTTCCATCCCAAGTGCTAGACCCGACAGCACCGAATAACCTGTGATGTTCGCGAACGCCATTCCTAGGGACCCTGCTGCCAGTTCTAACTCTCCCAGGTGTCCCAGGAACAGCATCGATACCATGGAACGCGCGTAGAATATCAACGCCGTTATTCCTATCGGAAACGCCAGCTCCACCACCGCTTTCACTTCTCTCCTTATGCTCCAACACTGCAGCCTCTCCTTTTCTGCTGCTCCCTCCATCAACGTGTAATCTACTCCTTCCTCTGTTTTTGTTCCCATCTTATTGTGTAAAACTCAAACTTGCACTCTCACTCACACTCACTCTCTTCTCTGTATGGAATTGATGACCCAAAGACTGAATGAGTAGATAGATACTCGAAACTAATTAACGCGTTTGAATGAGAAGCCCAAGAAGGTGACCCCTCGTATAAATAGAGATTTCAAGTTTCCCAGCTCctcttaaaatatttactactacatctctttctttctctcaacataaataaataaataaataaaatgaagctTGATGTCAAGTTACATGCTTATGCATTAGTGTCATTCATTATGATTcacctcttttctttcttcttttaacCTAATAAAAACTTAcaatctttttatacttttttttaacaccATCCTTTCTCATTCTCTCGTTGCTAAAAAGAAATGTACATTCATATAGTAAGgtttaatttaatatgaaaattaaataagtgaAAATACTAAATACGTGGAAATGTCAGTGTATTCTGTACGGTACAATTTCCAATAACGGAATTGTTGTTTGGCTTGTGAATTGTGATGTATGCTCAgtcattgttttgtttcttcacCTCTTGGGTAACTGCGATTTCAAATAGCAAAATCTTCTAATTCATTACTTTTAGGCTATGAGGTGCAATGCGATTACTTCAACCAAAGAATTCTTCAAAAAAGCATTAAAGCACTGCATTACGGACAAAGGTGCCATTCATCGCCACAGCATAATTCATGTACGGCTTATATATTGGTCTAGCAAAAGCAATTAACTTTGCTCCACTAATTAGTTATAACGTGTTTGGATAGGCGTCTTGCTCATTTTTACGTTAATTTTAAAGAAACGTACAAGTTCTTGGAGTATTGTTTCTGTGTTAGAGGTGATGAGAGATTATTATACGTGCATTATAAAATCTTTTCCAGATAAACACTAAGTATATTGTTAATGTATCCATCAAACCTAAGAATATTGCTCTTGACTTTCATTATTTCAATTGCTAAACAATAAATACATTAACCCAAGAACGCCTGTCGTCCTGAAATATAAGTTGGCTATTTATATAAActgaaagagtaaaaaaaaaaaagtatgcctgtatatatatatatatatatatatgaacgtctctattttcttttatttgcttTACTTGTTGATAGCTGAGTGTTTggctgaatttaatttttttagctttAAAATGATTATCTATTCAAATTCAACCATTCCGAAACAAACTACAATTCTATGTTTGGTCAGGCTTAAATATAGGATATAATGAtaacttttttcaattttcttaaatttttttataaaaattaaatatgtacgaactagtactttttattttattttattaggatAGTACTTCTTTTAAGCTAAACGAAAGTAAACCTGCACTAATTTTTAAAGATGCAAAAACATATGATTAAACATTAGTTAGTGTTTGACCAGTAAGAACTTTATCGATTGAGACAAAGTTACCACAAAATTAGTCAGCGTTATATGCTTTTACTATTAATGCTTTCAAATTGAATTATcttagatattttaaaaaattattcaaatgttttatgtttataataattaaggCGTTTAATATTCAcctttttatgattatttttattaaatggtagtggtaattaaataaattatctatCTCCCTCAGAATTAGTCCACTCTTAatgacatgtattttttttatttaatacttttttaaaattaagtatgaGCAAGGCAGCGCCGTTCTTTGTTTAATCATCATATTAGATTGGATTTTGATGTCAAATTTGATGCTAGCTAGAATTTAGGAGTTGACAAAGAAGCAAAGTATGCAATCTGCTGCAAAGACGATGggaattctttttccgtaattaATTTGTTGTGCGGCTATACAACTAATTAATCTTTGTTTAGTGCAAACACGTACGTATTAAAATAGATGACAAAGGGGAAGGGATTAGGTACTGTTTAGTGGGTAATAAGATATTAGTTGACTCTTGATTAGATAAAGGAGAAGGCCACACGTGGGAGTTAGAGAGCACAGACTTGATTCTTCACAGCATCTGAAACTGAAGTACTTGTTGGGTCCTGCACGGGTCACCATACTGAAATGGGCTTTGAATAGGGTTTAAAATTGGAAACTTAAAAAAGTTAGCTGGCTAGGTTTAGATCAGAGAAGTTATTAGTAGTATGTTTGTAAGgatgatataatatatatatatatataagtgttcGTTTTGGCTGGTGAAGGGGCAGGAGGAAGAAGAAATTAAGGAGATTTTGAAGTTGAAACTAACGGTGTTACGTTGGATCACATGGGTGCGTGCGCAATTGCGGAGGCTGCACAGAACTCCGCTCCCATTTTCACAGACAGATGGTTGGAGGGAAACATCATCTCCCTCATAACAATTGGCCATTTACGTTTCTCTTTCTATCTGTCTCTGTCTTGTTCCAAGTGTCCATGTTTGGCCTAATAATAATGTGATACAAGTCCCCACCACCACCTCAATCATGCATATCTGACAGCTCTAACAGTCTCACATTTGGGAGGCAGTGACACCACTTCCTCTTTTTGTTGTGTTGTGCCTTCATTACTTCATTGTCTCACAGCCCCAGAGGCCACATAATCCCACGTAAACTATTTAACATCTTCTGCTTCCCAACTCAAACATCTCTCTGCATGTCGCCCTTTTCTCTTTAAACCCCCCACCTCTTAATTTCTTTTGCATGACATGATGCATCCCTACTCGACCCACCACTTTCCCAACTTGCCTAATTATCCCACTCATATATACAAACCTTCCAATTCTGACCAAGATAGTATTTCACCTTCAAATATTAATTGGatatatattaactaattaaagagggtttatatatttgtatatgaatgattagaattaaattaaaagttgttTAATAATTATGTGATAACTTAGAAAATCCATATGACTTTATGATTTTATCTtaatcctttttaatttgatcttaCCACTAATTAAGATTCACTCACCCTTATTTCATATCATAAGTCATATTAATTACTGTTTTTAAAAGAATGTAAGAGATTTGTaactaaatacataatttaagcttttaattaattttaatttatcggGACAAACCACTAGGAGTCTTGGACGATCTACTAATGGTTCATTGGGCCTACTTGTTTAATCCACtttattaagtttaattttaaggaTATTCAATCCATCAATCCATTTAGTTGACTAAAAAATGGACTTGTAACAAGGCGAGGCAAGTCAACCTGTTGGTCCAACAATTTTTAATACTAAATGGTCCCACTTAAACAAAACTTTCCATTTTGAGCAAGATTATTCacctccatatatatatatatatatatatatatatatatatatatatatatatatatatatgggtgtgtgtgtgtttgttttggATATCCATTAAGTGAAATGAGTGTTTATATGAGAAGATGgtacaaatgaatttaattataccATATATTTGAATAGTTATAATAGGGTTTGTAATGATGCAAGGTAGGTTAGCTTGTCAAAAcaatattctttaaaattagttaaaataataaataaaaaatagtgtatGATTTTGaacttttgtttcattttggtaAGACAGTATGTGCCCAGGACTCAATATTTTAAGTTAAGAGGTTATCATTGACCAGGCGATGATTGCCCTTGAGAATAAGTTGAGTGCTTGGTCggtgaagaggaagaagaattgGTTAGAATTGGAGTAGAGTGCTCAGCCTTGTTTTACCTCCAAAATAATTAACACTGGAGACAAAACAAATAGAGTGATTAGATGAAACAATGCAATTAAATGGAAAGATGACCAGTAGGAGCCtataactattttatttgatattttttatagtttttttctcttcttttttggaTTATTTAGAATCGACCCGCTCAACCCATTTTTGGGTTAAAATATGTTGGACTGACTATTTGTGTCATTCCTAATTTAATCTAATGGTGGCAATGTAGTTAAATATTCTTACGTTAACAATGATTTGTCTCTTGATAcgatcaaattatatatttcaagaattaatatagggaaaattacttattttaataacacgttatatattaaattattaatcttactgttaaattgaaatatttattgagtgaatcaagtttataattttttttataaaatttaaaattatttgatacataatttaattaattaaatttaatataatgtattttaaaatataaataaatgctaACTATAAGATTACATGACAACAAAtgtctaatttatttaaaacttacGGAGCATAATCGttgtataaatatatgtatttatatatatatattaaatacaatactattatcataaatttatataatcattaatGTTTCTTTAGTTTTTAAGGCCTTGTCTGTATAGGgtaaaaatctatttttggtGAACCAAAGAAATCNNNNNNNNNNNNNNNNNNNNNNNNNNNNNNNNNNNNNNNNNNNNNNNNNNNNNNNNNNNNNNNNNNNNNNNNNNNNNNNNNNNNNNNNNNNNNNNNNNNNNNNNNNNNNNNNNNNNNNNNNNNNNNNNNNNNNNNNNNNNNNNNNNNNNNNNNNNNNNNNNNNNNNNNNNNNNNNNNNNNNNNNNNNNNNNNNNNNNNNNNNNNNNNNNNNNNNNNNNNNNNNNNNNNNNNNNNNNNNNNNNNNNNNNNNNNNNNNNNNNNNNNNNNNNNNNNNNNNNNNNNNNNNNNNNNNNNNNNNNNNNNNNNNNNNNNNNNNNNNNNNNNNNNNNNNNNNNNNNNNNNNNNNNNNNNNNNNNNNNNNNNNNNNNNNNNNNNNNNNNNNNNNNNNNNNNNNNNNNNNNNttttttgaaaaataaaatagccatttttaaaaatattatcttgaATTATTTGCTGAACTTGTAGAAAAAAACATGCTTAATGTGAATTATATTGATGTGACAGTGGTATTATAAAGTAGGTTTTTATCAGGTGTCAAATGACTCTTGATCAGAGTTGGTTTAAAGGGAACATGCTGGTTCATTTGGCTGGGAGTGAGGTGGGACCTTGATTCTGAATTCAGCATCTTTCTTGGGGAACGAGCAAGTTACGGTGTGGCAAGGAATAGCCACATATCATGGAAGCACATGACATGATCAATTGCAATGCAACATCTCAGCTTGTATGATTTACTGTTGCCTTCTTGCCTTTGAATACGTACTATTATTTCCCCTAGTTTATTGTTGATCTCTGCCTTTTCTGATCCCAATATTCaaactaaaatatgtttgatgGAGAATCCTTTTTAAAGAGATGTCTTCTTGCACCCATGGATTAATTAAGTAGTTGCCATTAAGTAAATTTTTTCCATCGTCTACAACAATTTTCTAAATAAGGCCTTTGTTAATAGTCTCAGCATTTTATCATTCCATTGATATCATGTTTGATAGTATGGACTGAATTTATATTGTGGGTAAGAATGATGTCCCAGAATGTATTAAAGAGGACACTTATTCATTCACATTTTGTacagtagtattttttttttaaacgttTCTCTATATCAACCCTTTTTATCTCATACATTCTCTCTTCTAATTTGTGTCTTTGGTATATAACTTtgccttaattattaatttagtatttttatttgtttaaaatattcaatcaagtttttttattttttaaaagatttaataacgtcttttatatttttaaatatctcaGTGtaatcctttatttattttttaatatctcaATATGATCATTTTTGTTTAACTGAGGTTGACATAAACGACTcccataaaaagtaaataaccaCATAATAGTTATCATGTAGAACAATGTCTAGCCTAGAATTTGTCGGGGCTATTCCAATAAGTCCTCCTCTGGTGAACAAAAAAATGAACCCTACAGCAAAAAAACACGGGTATTAAGTTACAAATTTCggcaaaaataatcatattgagatatttttaaaaaattaaagatcatATTAAGAAATTTTGACTTCAAAAACTAGAAGAATCTAATTAAACATTCTGAATGAATATATAAAGGGACGAAATTGATAATTAAGCATTATAACTTTCTGAACACAATTTTTGTACTATTGCAATTTCTGTTTATTAAACTATTGTTACGTTAAGTATTAAAATGAGAAACACGTCGTCATTATTGCTGATCAAATATCTATCAAAAGAATTTGAGAAAGACTAGCTATTATATATCTAAGAAAGAAAATAGGCAGGAGATCTACAAGAGAATGTCTAAGCAGCAGGGTTTACAGAGCCAGCTCCTTGCTACACACTCACAGCTCATCTAAGGactcaagaaaaataatatctCATAATTCACACTAACATGGGAAATGTATACCTCAAAATTTAAAGGTTTATTACTGCTCCATCAGCTCACCttgcaattaattaatataaaatctaTGTACTTTTCATTTAACATTATTTGTATCATCTTTTCTTTGTGCATAAGGCtgattttccttccttggaagttttgttatcatatataattgaatGCATCTTTCCAAAACTAACAAAGAAAAGATCACCACTTGGAATTAGAGACCCACACCCATGTCATAACCCACGTGAGGAACCTTGCTGCACATGGTCATTAGACATTGTTGTCTAAGTCACAAGATTGATgaactttttcaattttcttaatcAGCCAAGTCAAAAAGCTCTCCCTTATTGAGCCGTTTGCTCAAGCTTCATGCTCTTGGCTTCTAATTAAGTTGTAACCCTCCTCTACTATGTATGTACAATGAAGTGCATTTTCATATATCGTACTCTACCATTTTAATGATCAAGCCAACTATATAATTATGTGCCCTTTTCCACTTCATCCAATAAGCATTTCCCCACTGAATTCGATAATTTCGACTATGATATGATTATTGGGAGGTATTAATTAGTGATTAATTTATACCTTGTCCCGAAAGAAAAGACAGAAGCAAAGAAAACCGTGGATTCCATGTAGCATTGCCGTGTGCTATGTGTGGTGGCTTTTGCTTAAAAGAGATTTAGGTGTTGTATAAAATCCAATGTCCTGCTTCTCACAGGTACAGGGTTAAGCATAAAGTGTGTATTCCTTAAActttattagataatttttttctaataaatttttgccGTTAAGAGAATTTGATCTCTACCATACATGCTAATTAGTGGTTTTGCAACTTGCGAATGTTTTCTGAGACAAAATTATCCACGATATAGAAATATGCAATGAAGCTCGAAGCTCACGAGGtccttttctaaattaattttttagtggtCGCTCGgtcaaataataaacaaaatgaagTCATCACCATCCATTACAACAATGGAGCATTGCAATTTGCAAACATTATCTCTAGTGTTGTCAAACTAGATATATTTATATAGGAATTAGGGAGCATTTTCACAAGGGTTGTACAGAAATTCAACCGCAATACGAAATGGGAAATGATTATAGTTAGATATGGTTGGATTTTAgggggttaatttttttttttttcattgatatGTGCTAGACACATTATAATTGGCCCGTAATATGTGAACGGTTTATAATTAGCTGATATGGATTGCATGTTTGAATATGAAAATCAATCGTTACTCGTAAGAgtcattaaaaaatcaattttgttgaATCCCATGAGACGATCAAAAAGTCATAATCACTTCTCCACCAAAATGAAGACACAAACTAGAGTAAAAAATCAGCATCCTGTTCAGTAGTTACTTTTGTGAGTGATTCTTGCGTATGTGGTCTTACTTGTCATTTGAAAGTTACTTGCATTTTTCTTGTTGAGCAAATCGCTTTGATGCCGGAACTGAATATATTGTCCATTTTGACGTCCAATTTCATTTCACAAAGCAATACCTGATAGGGTCAGAAAAGCTATCTAAATGTTACTACATTAAGGGTAGGCAGGTACAAGACTTGTTGAAACGAAAATATGTTTAAACCGGATACAATTACATAGAGTTGCCTATATAGTTACATCAGATTAAGCTGTTAGAGAATAAGGTCAAATTTTGATTGCTGCAAATATCCATCTTTCTATTAATGAAAACTACATAAAGctaactttatttaattattagtgtTGACAATATAGGTCATTGGGTATATGGGTCATTTGCGTTGTTTATCTCCAGTCTCCACCCGCATTAACTACAAGTATGGCCAACACGCCCTGAAATCAACAATTATATAACGTGATCCCACTTCAATTTAAAAGTAATGCTTATAAAATTAGCACTTATCAGAAACTAAACCAATAGTCCAATATAATCAAGTATCAAATATTCAcaagtaataatataataatatatcaacTTCACTTTTCCTTCATATATCTAGCTTCCATTCATGAAAATGAGTAAAAGAATAACTGAACAATGTATATAATACTAAAGATAGGGGaggttcattttcttctttgtatttTACTGATTAAATTACCTTAAGTGGTCGTT
This genomic interval from Glycine max cultivar Williams 82 chromosome 5, Glycine_max_v4.0, whole genome shotgun sequence contains the following:
- the LOC100792712 gene encoding protein DETOXIFICATION 51 yields the protein MGTKTEEGVDYTLMEGAAEKERLQCWSIRREVKAVVELAFPIGITALIFYARSMVSMLFLGHLGELELAAGSLGMAFANITGYSVLSGLALGMEPMCSQAFGAKRVKVLSLTLHRCVMFLLVCSIPISLLWLNMSSILLLLHQDPNITLMAHTYLIFSLPDLLTHSFLHPIRIYLRAQGVTHPVTLASLAGTLLHLPFNYLLVTRLRLGLAGVAAASAASNLSILLFLGAAVCFTGLHCAAPSRDCFSGWKPLLRLAAPSCVSVCLEWWWYEIMIILCGILVDPTATVASMGILIQTTSLIYVFPSSLGFAVSTRVGNELGANRPSRAKLSAVVSVFLAAIMGFSAMFFAVGMRRRWGRMFTADEDIIRITSMALPILGICELGNCPQTVGCGIVRGMARPNTAANVNLGAFYLVGMPVAVGLGFWFDVGFCGLWLGLLSAQVCCAGLMLYVIGTTDWEFEAHRAQWLTLVEDGVMDGQKQPLTSVVTEAPST